A single genomic interval of Helianthus annuus cultivar XRQ/B chromosome 13, HanXRQr2.0-SUNRISE, whole genome shotgun sequence harbors:
- the LOC110898531 gene encoding 60S ribosomal protein L6, mitochondrial, with protein sequence MEAQFFRFLKIVGVGFKARAESEGRLLFLKLGYSHEVELSVPPAVRVFCFKPNVICCTGIDKQRVHQFAAAVRSCKPPEVYKGKGIMYVDEVIKKKQGKKSK encoded by the coding sequence ATGGAAGCTCAATTCTTTCGGTTTCTCAAGATTGTTGGTGTCGGTTTCAAAGCCAGAGCCGAATCAGAAGGGCGCTTATTGTTTCTAAAGCTGGGGTACAGTCACGAGGTGGAACTAAGCGTTCCTCCGGCTGTTCGAGTATTTTGTTTCAAACCCAATGTTATTTGTTGCACCGGAATAGATAAGCAAAGGGTGCACCAGTTTGCTGCCGCAGTTCGTAGCTGCAAGCCCCCGGAGGTTTACAAAGGCAAAGGTATCATGTATGTTGATGAGGTTATTAAGAAAAAACAGGGAAAGAAATCAAAGTAA